One region of Culex pipiens pallens isolate TS chromosome 2, TS_CPP_V2, whole genome shotgun sequence genomic DNA includes:
- the LOC120420503 gene encoding uncharacterized protein LOC120420503, whose protein sequence is MSAFCRICRVQIFSQPIPLSNSSLRHSKLIYDMIFECTQIMLTKDIRLPQVLCQACAIRLDEAFAFLQQCRESEQMLVKTLPATESPEKQTVTEAVKLELLPVSFNSYGHVLLEASSIDPTGKDWMSEARKHRERQRISTARRRANMTPEQRDKERERARIRQAQRRAARNDDEVRAQRERDRVRQAIKRAKFREVELVGQNRPHGQSYALEPGINPFE, encoded by the exons ATGTCCGCATTCTGCCGGATTTGCCGGGTGCAGATCTTCTCGCAGCCGATTCCGCTGTCCAACAGCTCGCTGCGGCATTCCAAGCTGATTTACGACATGATTTTCGAGTGCACCCAAATTATG CTCACCAAAGACATCCGGCTGCCCCAGGTCCTATGTCAAGCTTGCGCAATCCGGCTAGACGAGGCGTTCGCCTTCCTCCAGCAGTGTCGCGAGTCGGAACAGATGCTCGTAAAAACCCTCCCGGCGACGGAGTCGCCAGAAAAGCAAACGGTCACCGAAGCCGTCAAGCTAGAACTCCTCCCCGTCTCCTTCAACTCCTACGGGCACGTCCTGCTGGAAGCCAGCAGCATCGATCCCACCGGCAAAGACTGGATGAGCGAGGCGCGGAAGCACCGCGAGCGTCAACGGATATCTACGGCGCGCCGGCGTGCCAACATGACGCCCGAGCAGCGGGACAAGGAGCGCGAACGGGCCCGGATACGACAGGCCCAGCGGAGGGCCGCCCGAAACGATGACGAGGTTCGGGCGCAGCGGGAGCGCGACAGGGTACGGCAGGCCATCAAGCGGGCCAAGTTTCGGGAGGTGGAGTTGGTTGGGCAGAATCGACCGCATGGCCAGAGCTACGCGCTTGAGCCGGGAATAAATCCGtttgaataa
- the LOC120420505 gene encoding zinc finger protein 91-like: MEDLCRICRSAEVDELISVSCTVASQNRTVGEMIIAVMGLRFSLTQYDRMHRVPGQLCDRCLARLDRAYAIWKRCRFASGLARCKKGEEDGYFRCRICASGDADELISVTYVCKAWNVQIVTMVYELTAMRYKEGDGLPAYVCAECLKSLGVAYEFRRDALESAKAFEGASIDRYPWQAMQFQVDQPERLVVDLASEAQLDMKGGVYCSVCRAVIAAEELEKTCAGCMLEFSNYDAIVGKIANYGKREIKTEKGMDDGPAYESVDEVEVDEQSKAIEDDLSEFVQFKQEDSPLESSDEAYLPKTIKPLQKTNFHIENTVESVCCVMGCVWTGSQGELLWHRKHLHSDLAKLKSESQLMCRYCDRSFPSLGQLNKHCDRKRSIFKCLFNECTFTAKNMGGIVLHYAKHGSDKPAIGPPVIEAHQAEKHIATEHITEYACCVTDCHQTGTMDQIQSHYNRIHPDGMECRNGSYYCQHCERTFPDTDTLRHHFQRESTMYKCTIDGCCLSSKVKQILINHCTGPHQKVFKIKPVNTLRPKVTPRPDLKCFKVVGCVDDCIDVLSRKGEWCCTCHKLFASEDYLRQHRDTTHPVQPPSMFEDQHPFLCMQCNAGFSDANALTEHVAKNSQQNHYYCRGCKYILWEGRELVKHRYLVHGQPADGEDDEVGRLFDEEPMGPFRCCGCTLIFYSEAELIEHRQLQHATVESVATSFQFQCEHCHRVFDKLALFREHQDKFRNLLYRCKIADCNFRSEKRLTIKEHVSPFVSHNRVPPPANIKLFQCCVDGCFFDDASYWTVTKHVVASHPEVRAANAGQYQGSKFSCQACGMGFEVKTARDYHVRRRRDQQQMACDQCPRVFGGKIALSAHKIRYHGNAARKANERSICNICGKQVSVYNMRAHLDVHNDVRRWRCTECPAAFNYKTLLQKHAFSHSGLNTAVCRYGCGKAYRQTTDRNRHEKLVHQSDQPLPYACTECDASFVRDRDLRIHSRKHTGLKLFPCERCGASFDLLREIESHREECVGEQLEPDMEYVEEYVVAD, translated from the exons ATGGAAGACCTGTGCCGCATTTGCCGCTCCGCCGAGGTGGACGAGCTGATTTCGGTATCCTGCACGGTGGCCTCGCAAAACCGAACCGTCGGCGAAATGATCATCGCCGTGATG GGTTTGCGCTTCAGCCTGACACAGTACGACCGCATGCACCGGGTGCCGGGTCAGCTGTGCGATCGGTGTCTGGCGCGGTTGGACCGCGCGTACGCGATATGGAAACGGTGCCGGTTCGCGAGTGGGTTGGCACGGTGCAAGAAGGGCGAGGAGGACGGGTACTTCCGGTGTCGGATTTGCGCGTCGGGTGACGCCGACGAGCTCATCTCGGTGACGTACGTGTGCAAGGCGTGGAACGTCCAGATCGTGACGATGGTGTACGAGCTGACGGCCATGCGGTACAAGGAGGGTGATGGTCTGCCGGCTTATGTTTGCGCGGAGTGTTTGAAGAGTTTGGGTGTGGCGTACGAGTTTCGGCGGGATGCTTTGGAGTCGGCGAAGGCATTTGAGGGGGCGTCGATTGACAGGTATCCGTGGCAGGCGATGCAGTTTCAGGTGGATCAGCCGGAACGCTTGGTGGTTGATTTGGCGAGTGAAGCCCAGTTGGATATGAAGGGTGGCGTCTATTGTTCGGTTTGCAGGGCGGTGATTGCCGCTGAGGAGTTGGAGAAAACATGCGCAGGATGTATGCTGGAGTTTAGCAATTACGACGCGATTGTTGGGAAAATTGCCAACTATGGCAAGCGTGAGATCAAAACGGAGAAGGGTATGGATGACGGACCGGCTTACGAATCGGTTGATGAAGTCGAAGTTGACGAACAGTCGAAGGCAATCGAGGATGATTTGAGCGAATTCGTACAATTTAAGCAAGAAGATTCGCCGCTGGAGTCCAGTGATGAAGCCTATCTACCAAAGACCATTAAGCCACTTCAGAAGACAAATTTCCACATCGAGAACACGGTAGAATCCGTTTGCTGCGTGATGGGTTGCGTTTGGACCGGATCGCAGGGTGAGCTGCTGTGGCATCGGAAGCACCTGCACTCGGATTTGGCCAAATTAAAGTCGGAAAGCCAACTGATGTGTCGCTACTGTGACAGATCTTTCCCAAGTTTGGGCCAATTGAACAAGCATTGCGACCGGAAGCGGTCCATTTTCAAGTGTCTCTTCAATGAGTGCACGTTTACGGCGAAAAATATGGGCGGAATCGTGCTTCATTACGCGAAACACGGGTCGGATAAACCGGCCATTGGTCCTCCGGTGATTGAAGCCCATCAAGCTGAAAAGCACATCGCGACGGAACACATTACGGAGTACGCATGCTGCGTTACGGATTGTCACCAAACTGGAACCATGGACCAGATACAATCCCACTACAACAGAATTCATCCGGATGGGATGGAGTGCAGAAACGGGTCCTATTACTGTCAGCACTGTGAGCGAACTTTCCCAGATACGGACACTTTGCGGCACCACTTTCAACGGGAATCGACGATGTACAAATGTACCATCGATGGATGTTGCCTTTCGAGCAAGGTGAAGCAAATCCTGATCAATCACTGCACGGGACCACACCAGAAAGTGTTCAAGATCAAGCCGGTCAACACCCTTCGGCCAAAGGTCACTCCCCGTCCCGACTTGAAATGCTTCAAAGTGGTCGGTTGCGTGGACGACTGCATCGACGTGCTCAGCCGGAAGGGCGAATGGTGCTGCACCTGTCACAAACTGTTCGCCTCGGAAGATTATCTGCGCCAACACCGGGACACAACACACCCCGTCCAACCACCGTCGATGTTCGAAGATCAGCACCCTTTCCTGTGCATGCAATGCAACGCTGGTTTCTCCGACGCAAACGCCCTCACGGAACACGTGGCTAAAAATTCTCAACAGAATCACTACTACTGTCGCGGCTGCAAGTACATCCTGTGGGAGGGACGGGAGCTGGTCAAGCATCGCTACCTCGTTCACGGCCAACCTGCGGACGGCGAAGACGACGAAGTAGGCCGGCTGTTCGACGAAGAACCGATGGGGCCGTTCCGGTGCTGTGGCTGTACGTTGATCTTCTACTCGGAAGCGGAACTGATTGAGCACAGGCAGTTGCAGCACGCGACCGTCGAGTCTGTGGCGACGTCGTTTCAGTTCCAGTGTGAGCACTGCCATCGCGTGTTTGACAAACTGGCGTTGTTCCGGGAGCATCAGGACAAGTTCCGGAATTTGCTGTACCGGTGCAAG ATCGCCGACTGCAACTTCCGCTCCGAGAAGCGCCTCACCATCAAGGAGCACGTTTCGCCCTTCGTCAGCCACAACCGCGTTCCACCGCCGGCCAACATTAAGCTCTTTCAGTGTTGCGTCGATGGTTGCTTTTTCGACGACGCCTCCTACTGGACCGTAACGAAACACGTGGTCGCATCCCATCCGGAGGTTCGAGCCGCCAACGCTGGCCAGTACCAAGGTTCCAAGTTCAGCTGCCAGGCGTGCGGTATGGGATTTGAGGTGAAGACCGCTCGGGATTACCACGTGAGACGTCGCCGTGACCAGCAGCAGATGGCGTGTGACCAGTGTCCGCGGGTTTTCGGGGGGAAAATTGCCCTTTCGGCGCACAAGATTCGCTACCATGGGAATGCCGCTCGGAAGGCCAACGAGCGGTCGATTTGCAACATTTGTGGCAAGCAGGTTTCGGTGTACAACATGAGGGCCCACTTGGACGTTCACAACGACGTCCGACGGTGGCGTTGCACGGAATGTCCGGCGGCTTTCAACTACAAAACGCTGCTCCAGAAGCATGCCTTTAGCCACAGTGGCTTGAATACGGCGGTTTGTCGGTACGGGTGTGGCAAAGCTTATCGCCAGACTACGGACCGGAATCGGCACGAAAAGTTGGTCCACCAGAGCGATCAACCGTTGCCTTACGCGTGTACCGAGTGCGACGCGTCGTTTGTGCGGGATCGGGACTTGCGGATTCATTCGCGGAAGCACACCGGGTTGAAGCTGTTTCCGTGCGAGCGGTGCGGGGCCAGTTTCGATCTGCTGCGAGAGATTGAGAGCCACCGGGAGGAGTGCGTTGGAGAGCAGCTGGAACCGGATATGGAATACGTTGAGGAGTATGTAGTTGCTGATTAG